A window of Elephas maximus indicus isolate mEleMax1 chromosome X, mEleMax1 primary haplotype, whole genome shotgun sequence genomic DNA:
tgtgattctgctctaatttttattatttgctttcttctggtgcctgagggtttcgtttgttgctctatttgttcacgttgtagggataattcttgattttggccctttattctttttgtatgtgtgcatttattgatataaaactgacctctgagcactgcttttgctgtgtcccaaaggttctgataggaagtgttttcattctcattggattctctgaatttctttattccatccttaatgtcttctataacccagtctttttgagcagggtattgtgcaGTTTCCATGTCTTTgacttctttcccctgctttttctgttattgatttctactcttatggccttatggtcagagaaggtgccttgtaatatttcgatgttttggattctgctaaggcttgctttatgacatagtatgtggtccattctagagaatgttccatgtatactagaaaagaaagtatacttggctgctgttgggtgcagtgttctgtatatgtctataaggtcaagctggttgattgtggcatttagatctttcatgtctttattgagcttctttctggatgtcctgtccttcaccgaaagtggcgtgttgaagtctcctactataattgtggagctgtctatctcatttttcaatgctgttagagtttgttttatgtatcttgcagccctgtcgttgggtgcataaatatttagtatggttatatcctcctggtatattgtccttttaatcattatatagtgtcactccttgtcctttgtggtgggtttaacttcaaagtctattttgtcagaaattaatactgtaactcctgcttttttgattgttgttttcttgattttttttccattcttcttattttagtttgtttttatctctgaaagtctaaagtatgtctcttgttggcagcatatagatgaattgtgtttatccattctgtcactctctgcctctttattggtgcatttagttcatttacattcagggtaattatagataggtatgagtttagtgctgtcattttgtctttttttcgtGTGTTGTTAagagtttcttcttcccacttaattttttgtgctgagtagtttatctttatatattaacttttcctcttattcgttgttgttgattttatatctgtgagtctctatttttttcctgtatgttatTTTGACGAGTAGGATAGTGAgtatcctttgtggttaccttaatgcttacctctatttttctaagtttaaacctaacttgtatttctttataattgacttttcttcctctccacataaaagatctatgactacatttcttagtccctttttattgttttaatattgtcttcttttacataataacatcactgtttccctgttttgagagtttttttaatcttgatttatttttgtgattttcctgtctgggttgacatctgattgctctgtccagtgttctagtcttgggttgacacctgatattattgatcttctaaccaaagaactccctttaatatttcttgtagttttggtttggtttttatgaattccctaaaattctgtttatctggaaatgtcctaatttcaccttcatatttgagagacagttttgttggatatatgattcttggttggcaagttttttccttcaatgctttatattagtcatcccattgctttcttgcctgcatggtttctgctgagtagtctgagcttactcttattgactctcctttgtaggtgactttttgtttatccctagctgctcttaaaattctctctttatctttggttttcgcaagtttgattataatatgtcttggtgactttcttttaaaatctatcttatgtggagttcgatgagcatcttggatagatatcttgtcatctttcacaatatcagggaagttttctgtcaacaaatcttcaacaattctctctgtattttctgttgcccctccctgttctggtactccaatcacttgtaggttattcttcttgatagagtcctacatgattcgtagggtttcttcattgtttgaaattcttttatctgatttttcttcaaatatactgttgccaagtgttttcaatctcactaattctgctcctctgactttctattaagttgtctaattctgtaagtttattgttaatcttctgaatttctgattgttgtctctctatggattcttgcagctcattagcttttcattatgttcttgaataacctttttaatttcttcaactactttatctgtgtgttccttggcttgttctgtatattgcctgatctccttcctaatctcgttcCTAATGTctcgaagagttctgtatattaatcttttgaattttgcatccggtaattccaggaagtcaccttcatccaaaagatccattgattctttgttttgagagcttgttgaggtgatcattgtctgtttgtttgtgtgacttgatactgactgttgtctccatgccatctataagttattgtattagtttattttgtttgcttactgtatcctagcttctcggtttgttttgttttgatatacccaaatgggttgcttgagtgtgccagcttgattatttttgcctttgaggcTCTTacgtcctgtcatcagatggctagagctgttatcaggtatatgggtctatgagtccattcacttttcttatatgaattcagcttatgtgtccaggtagctgatcatcaagtgggtggtacaggctctgtcctactgtcttagaggggcaggggcgattggtgtaggtactggtatatGGTTGCAGCAGgaagtcatgctctgaacaaggcagggggttgagatctgtcccttgagtgtctgtgaggaaagcgtgtccttgttctctagagcgcacaggtgggtggtttctacagacagaccatgggcatccagtgcttttgactgtaaggactgggaggtaccagttatccttggacccctgtcgcgggtggctgggtgacctgagtgcagccaccagtccttaggcccctgacgtGAGTAGGTGAGgtccctatttaataggcaaagtggtgtcaaatatcaaacacccgcctcttcaccacacagctgaaacggttgaaGTCTGACAACAAGGGCCAATTCTCCTGaattaggcccacacaggtccatgcagggggaaaggtattcaaagtccacagaccgtttacgcctggacaggagccgcttctgtcctgctGTACcccgcttagtggagctggcaaattatcttttcccccaattgtgaatttattcctactccaaggccaggagggcgtggtaaaatatacacaagtacttagcttttgccaagggtgccgttcttctctggttccggaggtgtgagtaggctgtgctgctggctgcttctccctgaggaaactgtggccaaacgctactaccagcccgccgcagctgctcctaggaatggttcctgaaggatcccggcgattcaggtccagcaactcctctccgcttttgaaccgtctctccctccctgtgccgctcagtccgttttctaacttggcctttgatgttcagggctcctagcttgtcataaatataatcgtttcacttgttttttcgggtctttgttgtaagagggattgcaggAAGTGCCTAGCTATTCCgctatcttggccccgcctcccttttttttttaattgtgctttaagtcaaaggtaaacccttgtggcatagtggttaagtgctacagctgctaatcaaaaggttaacagttcaaatccaccaggcgctccttggaaactctatggggcagttctactctgacctatagggttgctatgagtcaaaatcgactcgacggcaacgggtttggtttttgattttaaatgaaagttaacagttcaagttagtttctcatacgaaaatttatacacacatcgtTATGTGGCCCTACttcctctccctataatgtgacagcactcctcctttccaccccggatttcccatgtccattcaagcagctcctgtccatttctgccttctcatctcacctctggacaggagctgcccatttagtctcttgagGTAAGAAGCACACTCTGCATCAGTATCACTGTATACCCAATAGTCCAGtcttatctttgtctgaagagtttgctttgggaatgattttagttttgggctaacagagagtccgggggccaggTCTTCTGGgatcccttcagtctcagtcagaccattaagtctggtctttttatgtgaatctgagttctgcatcccacttttgtcctgctccatcaaggactccctgttgtgttccctgtcagggtggccattggtggtagccaggtaccatccagttcttctggtctcaggctgatggagtctctggtttatgtggccctttctgtctcttgtgctcatactttccttgtgtctttggtgttcttcattctcctttgctccaggtgagttagAACCCACTGATaaatcttggatggccacttgctagcttttaagtccctagataccactcaccaaagtgggattgtGCTTACACTTATCTTTCCATTCATTACaagtatatttttctttctgtccaAGAGCATAGTTTTATGATAGTTGCTTTAAAGTCCTTTTCTGCTAATTCTAACATCAGAGTCATCTTGAGGTTAGTCTCCCCTGACTGCCTTTCCTCTTGAGTAtgactcattattattattattatcttcatgTCTAGTAatttaggagcccctgggtggcatgcATGGTAAAGTGCTCAAGTACTAGCCCAAAGtttgccagtttgaacccactcaggggcacctcagaaaacgggcttggcaatccacttccaaaaggtcacagccttgaaaaccctatggagcagttctactctgcacacatggggctgtcatgagttggaatcaactagatgacaactaAGAATGCCAACAACAGTAATTTAGGATTGAATACTGGACATTGAAAATGAAATGCTGTAGAGATTGCATCCTGGACAGTGAAAATGAAATGCTGTAGGGATTCTggattctgttttattctttttttgtttgtttgtttcagcaaGCAATTAACTTGGTTAGAACCAAAACTCCAAATTTCATCTCCCTTGCATTGGGCAGCAGCTGAATTCTCCATTCAGTGATTTTAGCCTTCAAGTCTATCCTGTGTGTGCAGTTTAGGGGTCAGCCAGAGATTTGGGCAGAGTTTAAATACAGAATTAGGGCCCCCCCTCTGTGTTTCTCTCCTTTCTAGGCTATCCTCCCTCACTTTTCGGCTGCTATAGTCACCCCCTGATCTCAGTTCTCTTATTCCTCAACCAATAAGACTGCAGGTTTCCATTCAAGTTTTAGCTATAACCACAGCATAGCAACTGTAGCCTACTCACAGGTGAAAAACTGTAAAAAATGGAAAGCCCTTTAGAATTACCATTCTTCTCTTTTCTATACTATAGTAGAAACAGCACTAGAACTGGGAATTTAAAGACCTGAATTTAAATCCTAGCCTGGCCACTTTTTTGTtatgtaactttgggcaagtcaacTCTCACAGCCCATTTTCTCAtcctaaaatggggaaaagaatgtCTGCTTCATGGGGTTGTAAGAGGATCAAATTAAGTAATACATGtgataggaaactgaggcttagaggggCTAGATAATGCGCTATTAATTGGTAGAAGTTGGCCAACCACATCTGTTTGACTCTAAAATTCATGCTTTTTCTGCTATGCCATGTTGTTTCTATCTTTCTGATGACTACTCTCTCCATCTGTCCCTTCCAAAGACACCTCTAAGTACCTACTATAATCTAGCAACCAGGTTGGGCATCAAGGATATAAGTCAAAGCCCTTGCTCTTTAGAAGTTCGAAGTGCCATTCCCTTCTTCTAAGTATTGACTGCCCTCCCATTCATGCCTGCTTCTGGTCACTGTCCAGTGCCTTCAGGTATTTTGTTCAGTTTGTAATTGCTAACTGTCATAGAGGTTGGTTTGATACAAGCTACTATGCTATTACCAGAAATGGGACTGCTGTCCATGGATTTTGGTTATGCTATCTAGCTGCTCTGTTTTTATATAGGGATTTGGAGATACAAATGCTATTTTTTTGCCACTATCCTGTCTTTCCAGAATTTTCtgctatatattttaataataaacacAATACTACCTAGAATCTATTATGCACAATCTTTGCCCAGACTACTTCTGCTCCTAAAGCACAACAATACTTGGTATGAATTTAACTGCTGGGGAGCGAGAGACCAGAAGTATAACTACCTTCCTACCACCGCTTTATACCTGGTGTTGTCTTGGCTATTCCATGATCTGGTAATGCTCCATATTTCCGACGCTGATCATACCAGTCATTCACCGTCATAGTTGCCAGGCTTGGATAACCAGCTCCAAATACCCTGCAAGAATCATATTgcatttaaaaaactaaacacgTATAACATAATTAAAATGCCTCTTCTCTCTGGTGACAAAGCCTGGGTCTGTTTTATTCTTGTTCCCCTAACCAGCTATCTCCTGAAAAGCTGTACAAACTTCTATAAGGATATGTAAAAAGCAGCATCCAGAAATAGGCATTAAAGAGCTTTAATAAGAAGATAAACAGTCCAGGATCATCTCCCAATAAGCAACCCCAGAGGTCAATGACCCACAGAGCAGTAATGACACGGTGGAAGGGGTATTTATGGTTGCTAAGTCTGAAAAGTATAAAGAGGAAGGAGACTCTCCTGCCACCCTATGGAAAAGCATCTTATGAGCTCAGAATTAAATTCTAGGTAGTCAAATATGTCCTTTGAGAACTGCAGCTGAATGTAGGAAGGGTGGCAACAATGGGGAAAAAGAAGTTTAAGTATACAATTCCCCATTAGATTGTTCCTttctgttttattcatctttgtttccttttgaGTCTGTTTTAAAGCTTCAGTCTGAGAGGGAAATGTCTGATCAAGAcggacacagagaaagcatcaGGAGAGGCAATAATATCTCTTTAATGAAAGAAGAGCCTCGACAGCTGAAACCATGACCTTTCAACAACACCTGTTCTGTCTGTTATTAATGCATCATAACTGAACTATAAAAGCAGGAGGCCTACAAAGGCAACCTACTTTTTCAAGTTCTACCTACTTGGCTTGGGCCATATCCCGAGTGAGAATGAAGGGTTTCATTGGCGGCCTGTCCTGACGAGATGAGTGAGAAGTTGATgcctaaaaaaagaaatgatcagATGTGCATTTGCCATTTTGCCCACCTCACTATGTAGGTCCTTAAGCCTTCAAAACCTTGAAAAGCCCTTGATTTAAATTTCACTCACTCCCTGTTTATCAGTCTCAGGATACTAATGGTAGAAGTTGCTTAACTCTGCTGAGAAGGCCTAGGTACCTCACtaaaaagagataaagaaaaagtTCTTACAGCAACTATCTCACCAGAAGTAAAAAATTACTTGGCTTTACAATACCTCCTCCAAAGGAGATACTACAGCCTTCTTCCATGTTCCATATAACTCCCTTGAGCTCAATTTGAAGCACTTGCCCTCAGCCTGGCTTTAAGTGGAAACACTGAATTATTAAGACCCTTCTTCTAAAGCCCCTGAAACAATCTATGGTCAAAGAAACAGTGTTTACTTGGTTCCAGCTCCATCACTTTCAGAGCCAATCCCAACACCACATGAGAGAGCGTTTactaaaaaaagggggagggcgGGCAGGAAAGGATCCAGAAGGTTCCAGCCTCAAAATGCTTGAAAACCACTCTAGATATGTTCGAGGGACCTTTTGGCATTAGAATAGTAATTATTGATTCTTTGACCCTTTAACATGGAGGAACTAGGTTGATGTTACCCTGAGGCAAGAGCACCTGGGCTAATTTAATTAGTACAAATCAAATCAGGAAGATGTTTCTCTGAGGACTTAAATAAATTCCTGTGACTAGCTGATAAACTCAACTCAATTTATGTTGCAACCTGAACCAAAGAGCAAGTGGCAGTACAGCCTATTCTTCTGAGGCAGCGGTGCCAAAACAGGGTAATGATATTCAAAAAGCcaaaactatgttataccaggtTTTCTTTGTCAGCATATCTGGCATTTTGTACATTGAGATGTCCTTGCTGTGTCTCATATTTGGGTGATTTCAAAGTGTATAACTAATTCATTGTGTAATGTTAAATTCTGATTCCTTCCCCAACCTAAACATATTCCCTGACCTTTCGTTTTATCTTCTTCGTTCtagtcttttctgtctctcctccagttttatttttcctctcctttcccatCCTATTTCTCTTCCCCTTTGTTTGTTATAGTCAACCACAAGTCATGACTTCCCACCGCAAAAACCAATTTTTATTTCAGAGAAGTCTCCCTCTCTCACGGCATGTCACAAAAACACAAGTGACTAGAAGTGTATGACAGATTAGAAAGGACTGGGAACTACTACTATAAAGAGAAATCTATCCTACTGGACCTTCAGCTTTCCTCTATTAATCTTAGTAAGACCAATAATTTTATGGAATCTCAGAAGAATTTTAATTTGGTTACTCTTAAGTAGATATCTAACATCTTGTGACAGTAACTTTTTGAGCTTTATGGGCAGTAGTGAGGCTTACCTCTTTTGAGGAATCCTTTTCTCTCAGGATCTTTAACTCTTGGTCAATGCTCTCAATCTCTTCTAAGCTGATACCAATCCACCTCCGAAGGTGAAGGAGATAATATTCACGAACACGCTCATCATCTGCTTGACCACTTTCCACAGCAGATTTCAGCGCAGATAATCTACGTTCCATCTCCTTCTTCTGCTTGTATCTGTTCCACAGAAAAGCATTACCCATGCACTTAAAAATAAAGAGGTATTCCTTCAAAAGAAGGCTACAATAAGGTTTTACCTTTTCAAATTATCAGGTTATAAGTATGTTGATTTTCACCTTGTCAAGAATACAGATTCTATACCCCAGAGCTTGCCACCAGGCTGTTCCCTTAGACTACAAGGAAAGGAAGGGACCAGCAGGGGCTGAGAAATATATTCTGAAGCCAGAAAAATATAGAAGTAACCTAGTATGAGCAACTCCTGCCATTATCTTTAATGATGGGAGTGCCTTAGTTTACACATCAACCCTTACTAGGCTGGGTGACTAATATCATACAACGCTTCCCACATGCTTCCATTTGGGAGTTACGCTTTCAAAGAATCATAGAATCTTAGGGGTCATTTACCTCCCATTGATGCAGGAATTCCTTGTAAAACGGCTTAATAAATGATCGTCTCTTCTTTTCTTCTGGAAACAAAAAATTCCCAGCTCTTCTGACTCATCCTTATATAATTTAACCCTTTCGTGCTCATGGGTACTTCTAGGGACCAAGtactttttctgcctctgaaggtttattgggaagctgctgcgccactgacagtgtgtgctgctgcaaggcaggggcctttctGACTGAAACCGAAGAAATGGGCATGTGCTGCAAATTATTGTTTTTACACGatattgtatgaggtgtctgaatttttggtaggaaaaacagaaattttgaaaatttgtatttgttacacatatgtaccaatagaCCCCAGTGGGGATTCTGGGGCATAATTAGCGGTACTTCATACGCaccactaaacacttagggtaggcttgtgggaagGGGCAAGAAAAAAGATCAGTACTACCtatcaaaaattcagacacactcaatgattcagcatgcttccgttAATGAAAACGCGTtataaacaaaaaattcaaacgAGGAAATAATTGGTTTATGAAAGGTTAaagactcataactaccctggatggagtccttgggtggcacagttaatcactcagctactaactgaaaggttgatagttcaaatccacccagtggtgccttggaagaaaggcctggtgatctacttccaaaagatcacagccattgaaaaccctatggagtgcagttttactctgaaacacgtgggactgccatgagttataatcgacttaacggcaactggCTGCTTTTCAGGATGCATTCTAATATGTCATCTGtcattcactcatccattcaacaattatttactgAGGACCTACTGTGTGACATGCACTGTTCTCAGTGCTGGAGGGGCACAGCAAAGTATAAACAAAGTCTCTGCTCTTACGAAACTttcatgagaagacagaaagaaacagATGAGTCAGGTAGTGATTAGTGCTATGAAGTAAATCAAAAAGTAAGAGGTGGATAAAGTGATGGTGCAGAAGTAGGGGTATTATTACATATAAAGTGGTCAAGAAAGCCCTCTTTGAAGAGAAGACATTTCAGCAAAGACTTCAAAGAAATAAGAAGCAAGCCAGGTAGATATCTGGAAGAATGTTCTACGAAGACGGGAAAACAAATACATAGGCCCTGGGGTGGGAGAATGTTGGCCTGTTATATTTGAGAAATGGCAAGAAGGTCAATGTGGCTGGAATGGAGTGAAAAGTGATAGGAAATGAGGCCAGAGAGCTAGCCAGGGCTACAGTTTGTAGAGATGGGAAAGCCACTGGAGGCTTTTAAATAGAATATGTGACATGACTACAAAAGAGTGACATGAAAAGATTTTTTTATCATAAGGGTCATGCTAGATGTTGTGTGGAGTATTGACTGTGGGGCTGGAGGCAAGGGTGAAAGCAGGGAAATCAATTAAAATTCATCTGAGAGATGGTGTGACTTGAAATAGGGAGGTAGTGATAGATGTGGTAAGATGTGGATGtacttaaaatataaaacagGGTTTGCTAATTAATTGGAAGTAAGGGCTTGAAAGAAAGTGAGGAGTCAAGGATAAATTCCAAGATTTTTGACCTGAGCAACTGTGAGAATGGGGTTGCCATCTACTAAGATGGAGGAAGATAGGCTGGGTGAGGGATGGGGGGAGGAGGAGTCAGGAATCAAGATTTCATTGTTGAAATTTAACTTCAAGAGGTCTTTTCAAGAGTCAGTCTCAAACAGTCTATTGGATACACAAATTTGGAGTTTAGTGAAGGATCAAGGGTTGGAGATGGGACTACATATGATCACCTAGGAAGTACAGAAAAGGACTAAAAAATGAGCATTCTATATAATGTTACAAATAACTGTCACACTATCATCACAGGTATCCGTCTGAGTAAAACACTACAAAGGTCAATTCCTAGCTCATGAATTCTATTAGAGATAATACTTGACGACATGTACTCCTGGTACCACTCCCACCTTCACTTCCTTTCCTGAATGTACCTAATCACGGGGTGGGGGGGAATATTAGAGCCTTAGGATATATACGACCCAGGGTAAGTTCTGGGTTAGTCCAGTGGTCCTCTGAATAAGGTTCATTTGCTTCGTTTCCTATTCTCTGTATTCATATGGTTTAACTGCACTCTGtggtcttttcttctttactaCTTACCTGCTCCTGCTAACTTTGCTCTTTGTCATTGTTGGGACTTCAGTTCCTAAACTCCTGTTCTATTAGGCCAgtattttttaaacctttttgtCTTAGCAGAAGAACACAAAACTGACTTGGTTAAACTGGATGAGGGCTTTCAACACCCTTTATCCAGGCACTGTGATGGAATCTTAGGCCTTCAAGAAACAGATTAAAAACCACTGTCCTAGACCttcatcaaggagccctggaggtacagtggttaagcacttggctgctaatcaaaaggttggttgttcaaacccaccagctgctctgcaggagaaaagacctggtgatccactcccataaagataacagcccagaaactctatggggcagttctactctgtcatatagagtcactatgagtcagaatcaattcaacggcacacaacaacagacctTCATCACTGTTCTTGACTCTCCATGGTGAACTATTACATGGAAACACTCTCTATCACCCTGACCCTGTGACCCTTCTGACTCTGGGCAATGTTCACCATTTCCTTTTCCTGTTCCCAAGCTGCTGAAGAGAGCTAATGAATCACGAATTTGTGTCAAATGGATCAACTACAAATCCATGCTACCAAACTATAGCTGAGCAGTCACTCTTGCTTACCTAtccttttgtttatcttttgtagACTCCATGCCACCATCACCCTTACCACATGGCCAATCAATGCAGAATTCAATTTCCTTCTTCAGCTTAAAATTTCTATAGCTTCAGGAAGGAGGCCAAggtggcggagtagtcagacgctacctgtggtccctcttacaacaaagacccgaaaaacatgTGAATCTATTATATGTATGACAAGcgaagagccctgaacatcaaaggcaaagttgaggaatcagactgagctgCAGGgcgagggagagatggttcagaagcagcaaggaattgccagacctgacccatcAGAAACCGGAACCCTGCAGGCTGGACTGGCTGGTGCAAGTGGGGAGGCAAGGAATGGCGCTTGGGAcaagttttccacatcaggagagaccgagcAGTGGAgaatctactcaagcctccacaaTGAGTGAAAAGTGGCACTCAATCGgcaaagataagtacatgtgtctaacctattGCGTGGATCAAAACAcaaccctttgggaaaaacctctctcccatttacccgctccctccccactctgcaccggTCCCTGGGGCCGACTTCAGAGATTGCcacatcccctgggccagaaacAGGACCTGttgcatgtcctgagccattctctcaaCCTTGGATAGGGTACAaattaataaacaggaaaaaacaatctgCCAGGT
This region includes:
- the IGBP1 gene encoding immunoglobulin-binding protein 1 isoform X4, whose protein sequence is MERVVIRKMEGIWHNRKSMDFGVRSRPESERPLPCSSTHCQWRSSFPINLQRQKKYLVPRSTHEHERVKLYKDESEELGIFCFQKKRRDDHLLSRFTRNSCINGRYKQKKEMERRLSALKSAVESGQADDERVREYYLLHLRRWIGISLEEIESIDQELKILREKDSSKEASTSHSSRQDRPPMKPFILTRDMAQAKVFGAGYPSLATMTVNDWYDQRRKYGALPDHGIAKTTPAEFKKAAQQQEDQEQKEEEDDEKALHRAREWDDWKDTHPRGYGNRQNMG